The proteins below come from a single Takifugu rubripes chromosome 10, fTakRub1.2, whole genome shotgun sequence genomic window:
- the LOC105417022 gene encoding MAP7 domain-containing protein 2-like isoform X1: MAQPSASPGARRRSDGSVRESLFFPVSERNEQERLEALVRKRAGGNERRGGGGGETQDHLEHRPKRWTWGGPPDGVEGNPKTPPSHAIGSALPNELSAASCTRQSCNVGDFLSPPAMDPPVSKELSSSSSAIHSSERVSFVSHRTASPKDHKTYRSSSNRRSTAGFPEETSRAKTPTGEFPNAPARSSSFRSNSKGPATPKRVRSTRSPAQSPCSPGQYPPSPLRQRATTPSVEDRGHAELKGHSSLERKTKSETSEKKMPKSSSKELTADSPVTATGRSAAGTTDAEEASRLLAERRRLARIQKEQEERERQEEERLRAEEEQRRLQEARERQERAAQQAEEERARQEEERRTREDEERRQKEQRWKDMQDQLDKEREEAFLRAQREAERKRQERELLHIQEEQERLQRKKRIEEIMKRTRKSEVEPLPTAGADTRTDLIVHPEEEAGSPAEAPVITLGSLETKSCVDELSDGVQSMDVSSPSVSISPVSREEQASAQDFSPVMEEHVLDLEAPGRHSTQTPTYPKVQASSGVGDLNKNLLIQACSAESSQLMCSVGPSKLDVQ, translated from the exons ATGGCGCAGCCGAGCGCATCGCCAGGCGCCCGTCGCCGTAGCGATGGCTCAGTGAGAGAGTCTCTgttctttcctgtttctgaaCGCAACGagcaggagaggctggaggctCTGGTCCGCAAGAGAGCCGGAGGCAACgagaggcgaggaggaggagggggagagacccAAGACCACCTGGAACACAGGCCTAAACGATGGACATGGGGAGGACCGCCTGACGGAGTGGAGG GTAACCCTAAGACCCCACCCTCCCACGCCATTGGCTCCGCCCTGCCCAATgagctctctgctgcttcctgcaccAGGCAATCCTGCAACG TtggtgacttcctgtctccacctgcGATGGATCCGCCAGTCAGCAAAGAGCTTTCCAGCTCTTCGTCTGCCATCCATTCAtcagagagag TGTCCTTTGTGTCCCATCGAACAGCTTCACCCAAAGACCATAAAACCTACAGAAGTTCCTCCAACCGCAGGAGCACAGCTGGATTTCCGGAGGAGACATCCAGAGCTAAAACACCCACT GGTGAGTTTCCAAACGCTCCAGCCCGCAGCTCGTCCTTCAGGTCCAATAGCAAGGGCCCGGCCACACCAAAacg GGTGAGGTCAACCAGGAGTCCCGCCCAGTCCCCCTGTTCCCCCGGCCAGTACCCTCCCTCCCCACTCCGGCAGAGGGCCACCACTCCCAGTGTTGAGGACAGGGGTCACGCTGAGCTGAAAGgtcacagcagcctggagaggAAAACCAAATCGGAGACATCGGAGAAAAAGATGCCCAAGTCCAGCAGCAAAGAACTGACCGCAG actCTCCAGTCACAGCGACAGGCCGGAGCGCTGCCGGAACCACAGATGCTGAGGAGGCGTCCCGACTGCTGGCAGAGAGACGGCGTCTGGCTCGGATAcaaaaggagcaggaggagagagagcgtcaggaggaggagag ACTgagggctgaggaggagcagaggaggctgcaggaggcgaGGGAGCGCCAGGAGAGGGCCGCCCAGCAGGCCGAGGAGGAGAGGgcgaggcaggaggaggagaggaggaccagggaggatgaagagagacGGCAGAAGGAGCAACGGTGGAAGGACATGCAGGATCAGCTGGACAAAGAG AGGGAGGAGGCTTTCCTGAGAGCTCAGAGGGaggcggagaggaagaggcaggagcgggagctgctgcacatccaggaggagcaggagaggctgcagaggaagaag AGAATCGAGGAGATCATGAAGCGAACACGAAAAAGTGAAGTGGAGCCTCTTCCCACGGCTGGAG CTGACACGAGGACGGACCTAATAGTCcacccagaggaggaggctggctCCCCAGCCGAGGCCCCCGTCATCACGCTGGGATCCCTGGAGACCAAGAGCTGCGTGGACGAGCTGTCTGATGGCGTCCAGTCCATGGACGTCAG TTCTCCATCTGTATCCATCAGTCCAGTTTCTAGGGAGGAGCAAGCGAGCGCTCAAGACTTCTCACCCGTCATGGAGGAACACGTCTTGGACCTGGAGGCTCCAGGACGTCACAGCACGCAAACCCCCACCTACCCGAAGGTGCAGGCCAGCAGTGGGGTCGGGGACCTCAACAAGAACCTGCTGATCCAAGCATGCAGCGCCGAATCCTCCCAGCTCATGTGCAGCGTCGGGCCGAGCAAGCTGGACGTCCAGTAG
- the LOC105417022 gene encoding MAP7 domain-containing protein 2-like isoform X5 has protein sequence MAQPSASPGARRRSDGSVRESLFFPVSERNEQERLEALVRKRAGGNERRGGGGGETQDHLEHRPKRWTWGGPPDGVEVGDFLSPPAMDPPVSKELSSSSSAIHSSERASPKDHKTYRSSSNRRSTAGFPEETSRAKTPTGEFPNAPARSSSFRSNSKGPATPKRVRSTRSPAQSPCSPGQYPPSPLRQRATTPSVEDRGHAELKGHSSLERKTKSETSEKKMPKSSSKELTADSPVTATGRSAAGTTDAEEASRLLAERRRLARIQKEQEERERQEEERLRAEEEQRRLQEARERQERAAQQAEEERARQEEERRTREDEERRQKEQRWKDMQDQLDKEREEAFLRAQREAERKRQERELLHIQEEQERLQRKKRIEEIMKRTRKSEVEPLPTAGADTRTDLIVHPEEEAGSPAEAPVITLGSLETKSCVDELSDGVQSMDVSSPSVSISPVSREEQASAQDFSPVMEEHVLDLEAPGRHSTQTPTYPKVQASSGVGDLNKNLLIQACSAESSQLMCSVGPSKLDVQ, from the exons ATGGCGCAGCCGAGCGCATCGCCAGGCGCCCGTCGCCGTAGCGATGGCTCAGTGAGAGAGTCTCTgttctttcctgtttctgaaCGCAACGagcaggagaggctggaggctCTGGTCCGCAAGAGAGCCGGAGGCAACgagaggcgaggaggaggagggggagagacccAAGACCACCTGGAACACAGGCCTAAACGATGGACATGGGGAGGACCGCCTGACGGAGTGGAGG TtggtgacttcctgtctccacctgcGATGGATCCGCCAGTCAGCAAAGAGCTTTCCAGCTCTTCGTCTGCCATCCATTCAtcagagagag CTTCACCCAAAGACCATAAAACCTACAGAAGTTCCTCCAACCGCAGGAGCACAGCTGGATTTCCGGAGGAGACATCCAGAGCTAAAACACCCACT GGTGAGTTTCCAAACGCTCCAGCCCGCAGCTCGTCCTTCAGGTCCAATAGCAAGGGCCCGGCCACACCAAAacg GGTGAGGTCAACCAGGAGTCCCGCCCAGTCCCCCTGTTCCCCCGGCCAGTACCCTCCCTCCCCACTCCGGCAGAGGGCCACCACTCCCAGTGTTGAGGACAGGGGTCACGCTGAGCTGAAAGgtcacagcagcctggagaggAAAACCAAATCGGAGACATCGGAGAAAAAGATGCCCAAGTCCAGCAGCAAAGAACTGACCGCAG actCTCCAGTCACAGCGACAGGCCGGAGCGCTGCCGGAACCACAGATGCTGAGGAGGCGTCCCGACTGCTGGCAGAGAGACGGCGTCTGGCTCGGATAcaaaaggagcaggaggagagagagcgtcaggaggaggagag ACTgagggctgaggaggagcagaggaggctgcaggaggcgaGGGAGCGCCAGGAGAGGGCCGCCCAGCAGGCCGAGGAGGAGAGGgcgaggcaggaggaggagaggaggaccagggaggatgaagagagacGGCAGAAGGAGCAACGGTGGAAGGACATGCAGGATCAGCTGGACAAAGAG AGGGAGGAGGCTTTCCTGAGAGCTCAGAGGGaggcggagaggaagaggcaggagcgggagctgctgcacatccaggaggagcaggagaggctgcagaggaagaag AGAATCGAGGAGATCATGAAGCGAACACGAAAAAGTGAAGTGGAGCCTCTTCCCACGGCTGGAG CTGACACGAGGACGGACCTAATAGTCcacccagaggaggaggctggctCCCCAGCCGAGGCCCCCGTCATCACGCTGGGATCCCTGGAGACCAAGAGCTGCGTGGACGAGCTGTCTGATGGCGTCCAGTCCATGGACGTCAG TTCTCCATCTGTATCCATCAGTCCAGTTTCTAGGGAGGAGCAAGCGAGCGCTCAAGACTTCTCACCCGTCATGGAGGAACACGTCTTGGACCTGGAGGCTCCAGGACGTCACAGCACGCAAACCCCCACCTACCCGAAGGTGCAGGCCAGCAGTGGGGTCGGGGACCTCAACAAGAACCTGCTGATCCAAGCATGCAGCGCCGAATCCTCCCAGCTCATGTGCAGCGTCGGGCCGAGCAAGCTGGACGTCCAGTAG
- the LOC105417022 gene encoding MAP7 domain-containing protein 2-like isoform X3 yields the protein MAQPSASPGARRRSDGSVRESLFFPVSERNEQERLEALVRKRAGGNERRGGGGGETQDHLEHRPKRWTWGGPPDGVEGNPKTPPSHAIGSALPNELSAASCTRQSCNVGDFLSPPAMDPPVSKELSSSSSAIHSSERASPKDHKTYRSSSNRRSTAGFPEETSRAKTPTGEFPNAPARSSSFRSNSKGPATPKRVRSTRSPAQSPCSPGQYPPSPLRQRATTPSVEDRGHAELKGHSSLERKTKSETSEKKMPKSSSKELTADSPVTATGRSAAGTTDAEEASRLLAERRRLARIQKEQEERERQEEERLRAEEEQRRLQEARERQERAAQQAEEERARQEEERRTREDEERRQKEQRWKDMQDQLDKEREEAFLRAQREAERKRQERELLHIQEEQERLQRKKRIEEIMKRTRKSEVEPLPTAGADTRTDLIVHPEEEAGSPAEAPVITLGSLETKSCVDELSDGVQSMDVSSPSVSISPVSREEQASAQDFSPVMEEHVLDLEAPGRHSTQTPTYPKVQASSGVGDLNKNLLIQACSAESSQLMCSVGPSKLDVQ from the exons ATGGCGCAGCCGAGCGCATCGCCAGGCGCCCGTCGCCGTAGCGATGGCTCAGTGAGAGAGTCTCTgttctttcctgtttctgaaCGCAACGagcaggagaggctggaggctCTGGTCCGCAAGAGAGCCGGAGGCAACgagaggcgaggaggaggagggggagagacccAAGACCACCTGGAACACAGGCCTAAACGATGGACATGGGGAGGACCGCCTGACGGAGTGGAGG GTAACCCTAAGACCCCACCCTCCCACGCCATTGGCTCCGCCCTGCCCAATgagctctctgctgcttcctgcaccAGGCAATCCTGCAACG TtggtgacttcctgtctccacctgcGATGGATCCGCCAGTCAGCAAAGAGCTTTCCAGCTCTTCGTCTGCCATCCATTCAtcagagagag CTTCACCCAAAGACCATAAAACCTACAGAAGTTCCTCCAACCGCAGGAGCACAGCTGGATTTCCGGAGGAGACATCCAGAGCTAAAACACCCACT GGTGAGTTTCCAAACGCTCCAGCCCGCAGCTCGTCCTTCAGGTCCAATAGCAAGGGCCCGGCCACACCAAAacg GGTGAGGTCAACCAGGAGTCCCGCCCAGTCCCCCTGTTCCCCCGGCCAGTACCCTCCCTCCCCACTCCGGCAGAGGGCCACCACTCCCAGTGTTGAGGACAGGGGTCACGCTGAGCTGAAAGgtcacagcagcctggagaggAAAACCAAATCGGAGACATCGGAGAAAAAGATGCCCAAGTCCAGCAGCAAAGAACTGACCGCAG actCTCCAGTCACAGCGACAGGCCGGAGCGCTGCCGGAACCACAGATGCTGAGGAGGCGTCCCGACTGCTGGCAGAGAGACGGCGTCTGGCTCGGATAcaaaaggagcaggaggagagagagcgtcaggaggaggagag ACTgagggctgaggaggagcagaggaggctgcaggaggcgaGGGAGCGCCAGGAGAGGGCCGCCCAGCAGGCCGAGGAGGAGAGGgcgaggcaggaggaggagaggaggaccagggaggatgaagagagacGGCAGAAGGAGCAACGGTGGAAGGACATGCAGGATCAGCTGGACAAAGAG AGGGAGGAGGCTTTCCTGAGAGCTCAGAGGGaggcggagaggaagaggcaggagcgggagctgctgcacatccaggaggagcaggagaggctgcagaggaagaag AGAATCGAGGAGATCATGAAGCGAACACGAAAAAGTGAAGTGGAGCCTCTTCCCACGGCTGGAG CTGACACGAGGACGGACCTAATAGTCcacccagaggaggaggctggctCCCCAGCCGAGGCCCCCGTCATCACGCTGGGATCCCTGGAGACCAAGAGCTGCGTGGACGAGCTGTCTGATGGCGTCCAGTCCATGGACGTCAG TTCTCCATCTGTATCCATCAGTCCAGTTTCTAGGGAGGAGCAAGCGAGCGCTCAAGACTTCTCACCCGTCATGGAGGAACACGTCTTGGACCTGGAGGCTCCAGGACGTCACAGCACGCAAACCCCCACCTACCCGAAGGTGCAGGCCAGCAGTGGGGTCGGGGACCTCAACAAGAACCTGCTGATCCAAGCATGCAGCGCCGAATCCTCCCAGCTCATGTGCAGCGTCGGGCCGAGCAAGCTGGACGTCCAGTAG
- the LOC105417022 gene encoding MAP7 domain-containing protein 2-like isoform X2, protein MAQPSASPGARRRSDGSVRESLFFPVSERNEQERLEALVRKRAGGNERRGGGGGETQDHLEHRPKRWTWGGPPDGVEGNPKTPPSHAIGSALPNELSAASCTRQSCNVGDFLSPPAMDPPVSKELSSSSSAIHSSERVSFVSHRTASPKDHKTYRSSSNRRSTAGFPEETSRAKTPTGEFPNAPARSSSFRSNSKGPATPKRVRSTRSPAQSPCSPGQYPPSPLRQRATTPSVEDRGHAELKGHSSLERKTKSETSEKKMPKSSSKELTADSPVTATGRSAAGTTDAEEASRLLAERRRLARIQKEQEERERQEEERLRAEEEQRRLQEARERQERAAQQAEEERARQEEERRTREDEERRQKEQRWKDMQDQLDKEREEAFLRAQREAERKRQERELLHIQEEQERLQRKKRIEEIMKRTRKSEVEPLPTAGADTRTDLIVHPEEEAGSPAEAPVITLGSLETKSCVDELSDGVQSMDVSPVSREEQASAQDFSPVMEEHVLDLEAPGRHSTQTPTYPKVQASSGVGDLNKNLLIQACSAESSQLMCSVGPSKLDVQ, encoded by the exons ATGGCGCAGCCGAGCGCATCGCCAGGCGCCCGTCGCCGTAGCGATGGCTCAGTGAGAGAGTCTCTgttctttcctgtttctgaaCGCAACGagcaggagaggctggaggctCTGGTCCGCAAGAGAGCCGGAGGCAACgagaggcgaggaggaggagggggagagacccAAGACCACCTGGAACACAGGCCTAAACGATGGACATGGGGAGGACCGCCTGACGGAGTGGAGG GTAACCCTAAGACCCCACCCTCCCACGCCATTGGCTCCGCCCTGCCCAATgagctctctgctgcttcctgcaccAGGCAATCCTGCAACG TtggtgacttcctgtctccacctgcGATGGATCCGCCAGTCAGCAAAGAGCTTTCCAGCTCTTCGTCTGCCATCCATTCAtcagagagag TGTCCTTTGTGTCCCATCGAACAGCTTCACCCAAAGACCATAAAACCTACAGAAGTTCCTCCAACCGCAGGAGCACAGCTGGATTTCCGGAGGAGACATCCAGAGCTAAAACACCCACT GGTGAGTTTCCAAACGCTCCAGCCCGCAGCTCGTCCTTCAGGTCCAATAGCAAGGGCCCGGCCACACCAAAacg GGTGAGGTCAACCAGGAGTCCCGCCCAGTCCCCCTGTTCCCCCGGCCAGTACCCTCCCTCCCCACTCCGGCAGAGGGCCACCACTCCCAGTGTTGAGGACAGGGGTCACGCTGAGCTGAAAGgtcacagcagcctggagaggAAAACCAAATCGGAGACATCGGAGAAAAAGATGCCCAAGTCCAGCAGCAAAGAACTGACCGCAG actCTCCAGTCACAGCGACAGGCCGGAGCGCTGCCGGAACCACAGATGCTGAGGAGGCGTCCCGACTGCTGGCAGAGAGACGGCGTCTGGCTCGGATAcaaaaggagcaggaggagagagagcgtcaggaggaggagag ACTgagggctgaggaggagcagaggaggctgcaggaggcgaGGGAGCGCCAGGAGAGGGCCGCCCAGCAGGCCGAGGAGGAGAGGgcgaggcaggaggaggagaggaggaccagggaggatgaagagagacGGCAGAAGGAGCAACGGTGGAAGGACATGCAGGATCAGCTGGACAAAGAG AGGGAGGAGGCTTTCCTGAGAGCTCAGAGGGaggcggagaggaagaggcaggagcgggagctgctgcacatccaggaggagcaggagaggctgcagaggaagaag AGAATCGAGGAGATCATGAAGCGAACACGAAAAAGTGAAGTGGAGCCTCTTCCCACGGCTGGAG CTGACACGAGGACGGACCTAATAGTCcacccagaggaggaggctggctCCCCAGCCGAGGCCCCCGTCATCACGCTGGGATCCCTGGAGACCAAGAGCTGCGTGGACGAGCTGTCTGATGGCGTCCAGTCCATGGACGTCAG TCCAGTTTCTAGGGAGGAGCAAGCGAGCGCTCAAGACTTCTCACCCGTCATGGAGGAACACGTCTTGGACCTGGAGGCTCCAGGACGTCACAGCACGCAAACCCCCACCTACCCGAAGGTGCAGGCCAGCAGTGGGGTCGGGGACCTCAACAAGAACCTGCTGATCCAAGCATGCAGCGCCGAATCCTCCCAGCTCATGTGCAGCGTCGGGCCGAGCAAGCTGGACGTCCAGTAG
- the LOC105417022 gene encoding MAP7 domain-containing protein 2-like isoform X4 — protein sequence MAQPSASPGARRRSDGSVRESLFFPVSERNEQERLEALVRKRAGGNERRGGGGGETQDHLEHRPKRWTWGGPPDGVEVGDFLSPPAMDPPVSKELSSSSSAIHSSERVSFVSHRTASPKDHKTYRSSSNRRSTAGFPEETSRAKTPTGEFPNAPARSSSFRSNSKGPATPKRVRSTRSPAQSPCSPGQYPPSPLRQRATTPSVEDRGHAELKGHSSLERKTKSETSEKKMPKSSSKELTADSPVTATGRSAAGTTDAEEASRLLAERRRLARIQKEQEERERQEEERLRAEEEQRRLQEARERQERAAQQAEEERARQEEERRTREDEERRQKEQRWKDMQDQLDKEREEAFLRAQREAERKRQERELLHIQEEQERLQRKKRIEEIMKRTRKSEVEPLPTAGADTRTDLIVHPEEEAGSPAEAPVITLGSLETKSCVDELSDGVQSMDVSSPSVSISPVSREEQASAQDFSPVMEEHVLDLEAPGRHSTQTPTYPKVQASSGVGDLNKNLLIQACSAESSQLMCSVGPSKLDVQ from the exons ATGGCGCAGCCGAGCGCATCGCCAGGCGCCCGTCGCCGTAGCGATGGCTCAGTGAGAGAGTCTCTgttctttcctgtttctgaaCGCAACGagcaggagaggctggaggctCTGGTCCGCAAGAGAGCCGGAGGCAACgagaggcgaggaggaggagggggagagacccAAGACCACCTGGAACACAGGCCTAAACGATGGACATGGGGAGGACCGCCTGACGGAGTGGAGG TtggtgacttcctgtctccacctgcGATGGATCCGCCAGTCAGCAAAGAGCTTTCCAGCTCTTCGTCTGCCATCCATTCAtcagagagag TGTCCTTTGTGTCCCATCGAACAGCTTCACCCAAAGACCATAAAACCTACAGAAGTTCCTCCAACCGCAGGAGCACAGCTGGATTTCCGGAGGAGACATCCAGAGCTAAAACACCCACT GGTGAGTTTCCAAACGCTCCAGCCCGCAGCTCGTCCTTCAGGTCCAATAGCAAGGGCCCGGCCACACCAAAacg GGTGAGGTCAACCAGGAGTCCCGCCCAGTCCCCCTGTTCCCCCGGCCAGTACCCTCCCTCCCCACTCCGGCAGAGGGCCACCACTCCCAGTGTTGAGGACAGGGGTCACGCTGAGCTGAAAGgtcacagcagcctggagaggAAAACCAAATCGGAGACATCGGAGAAAAAGATGCCCAAGTCCAGCAGCAAAGAACTGACCGCAG actCTCCAGTCACAGCGACAGGCCGGAGCGCTGCCGGAACCACAGATGCTGAGGAGGCGTCCCGACTGCTGGCAGAGAGACGGCGTCTGGCTCGGATAcaaaaggagcaggaggagagagagcgtcaggaggaggagag ACTgagggctgaggaggagcagaggaggctgcaggaggcgaGGGAGCGCCAGGAGAGGGCCGCCCAGCAGGCCGAGGAGGAGAGGgcgaggcaggaggaggagaggaggaccagggaggatgaagagagacGGCAGAAGGAGCAACGGTGGAAGGACATGCAGGATCAGCTGGACAAAGAG AGGGAGGAGGCTTTCCTGAGAGCTCAGAGGGaggcggagaggaagaggcaggagcgggagctgctgcacatccaggaggagcaggagaggctgcagaggaagaag AGAATCGAGGAGATCATGAAGCGAACACGAAAAAGTGAAGTGGAGCCTCTTCCCACGGCTGGAG CTGACACGAGGACGGACCTAATAGTCcacccagaggaggaggctggctCCCCAGCCGAGGCCCCCGTCATCACGCTGGGATCCCTGGAGACCAAGAGCTGCGTGGACGAGCTGTCTGATGGCGTCCAGTCCATGGACGTCAG TTCTCCATCTGTATCCATCAGTCCAGTTTCTAGGGAGGAGCAAGCGAGCGCTCAAGACTTCTCACCCGTCATGGAGGAACACGTCTTGGACCTGGAGGCTCCAGGACGTCACAGCACGCAAACCCCCACCTACCCGAAGGTGCAGGCCAGCAGTGGGGTCGGGGACCTCAACAAGAACCTGCTGATCCAAGCATGCAGCGCCGAATCCTCCCAGCTCATGTGCAGCGTCGGGCCGAGCAAGCTGGACGTCCAGTAG
- the LOC105417022 gene encoding MAP7 domain-containing protein 2-like isoform X6, with translation MAQPSASPGARRRSDGSVRESLFFPVSERNEQERLEALVRKRAGGNERRGGGGGETQDHLEHRPKRWTWGGPPDGVEGNPKTPPSHAIGSALPNELSAASCTRQSCNVGDFLSPPAMDPPVSKELSSSSSAIHSSERVSFVSHRTASPKDHKTYRSSSNRRSTAGFPEETSRAKTPTGEFPNAPARSSSFRSNSKGPATPKRVRSTRSPAQSPCSPGQYPPSPLRQRATTPSVEDRGHAELKGHSSLERKTKSETSEKKMPKSSSKELTADSPVTATGRSAAGTTDAEEASRLLAERRRLARIQKEQEERERQEEERLRAEEEQRRLQEARERQERAAQQAEEERARQEEERRTREDEERRQKEQRWKDMQDQLDKEREEAFLRAQREAERKRQERELLHIQEEQERLQRKKRIEEIMKRTRKSEVEPLPTAGADTRTDLIVHPEEEAGSPAEAPVITLGSLETKSCVDELSDGVQSMDVSVLHLISSQTASTVL, from the exons ATGGCGCAGCCGAGCGCATCGCCAGGCGCCCGTCGCCGTAGCGATGGCTCAGTGAGAGAGTCTCTgttctttcctgtttctgaaCGCAACGagcaggagaggctggaggctCTGGTCCGCAAGAGAGCCGGAGGCAACgagaggcgaggaggaggagggggagagacccAAGACCACCTGGAACACAGGCCTAAACGATGGACATGGGGAGGACCGCCTGACGGAGTGGAGG GTAACCCTAAGACCCCACCCTCCCACGCCATTGGCTCCGCCCTGCCCAATgagctctctgctgcttcctgcaccAGGCAATCCTGCAACG TtggtgacttcctgtctccacctgcGATGGATCCGCCAGTCAGCAAAGAGCTTTCCAGCTCTTCGTCTGCCATCCATTCAtcagagagag TGTCCTTTGTGTCCCATCGAACAGCTTCACCCAAAGACCATAAAACCTACAGAAGTTCCTCCAACCGCAGGAGCACAGCTGGATTTCCGGAGGAGACATCCAGAGCTAAAACACCCACT GGTGAGTTTCCAAACGCTCCAGCCCGCAGCTCGTCCTTCAGGTCCAATAGCAAGGGCCCGGCCACACCAAAacg GGTGAGGTCAACCAGGAGTCCCGCCCAGTCCCCCTGTTCCCCCGGCCAGTACCCTCCCTCCCCACTCCGGCAGAGGGCCACCACTCCCAGTGTTGAGGACAGGGGTCACGCTGAGCTGAAAGgtcacagcagcctggagaggAAAACCAAATCGGAGACATCGGAGAAAAAGATGCCCAAGTCCAGCAGCAAAGAACTGACCGCAG actCTCCAGTCACAGCGACAGGCCGGAGCGCTGCCGGAACCACAGATGCTGAGGAGGCGTCCCGACTGCTGGCAGAGAGACGGCGTCTGGCTCGGATAcaaaaggagcaggaggagagagagcgtcaggaggaggagag ACTgagggctgaggaggagcagaggaggctgcaggaggcgaGGGAGCGCCAGGAGAGGGCCGCCCAGCAGGCCGAGGAGGAGAGGgcgaggcaggaggaggagaggaggaccagggaggatgaagagagacGGCAGAAGGAGCAACGGTGGAAGGACATGCAGGATCAGCTGGACAAAGAG AGGGAGGAGGCTTTCCTGAGAGCTCAGAGGGaggcggagaggaagaggcaggagcgggagctgctgcacatccaggaggagcaggagaggctgcagaggaagaag AGAATCGAGGAGATCATGAAGCGAACACGAAAAAGTGAAGTGGAGCCTCTTCCCACGGCTGGAG CTGACACGAGGACGGACCTAATAGTCcacccagaggaggaggctggctCCCCAGCCGAGGCCCCCGTCATCACGCTGGGATCCCTGGAGACCAAGAGCTGCGTGGACGAGCTGTCTGATGGCGTCCAGTCCATGGACGTCAG TGTCTTGCATCTCATTTCATCCCAGACTGCTTCCACAGTTTTGTAG
- the LOC115251353 gene encoding MAP7 domain-containing protein 2-like → MTEVAPGCPGTALAPPHTAPTASRNASPCRSASDHGSPSGTRRQLAKDKREEDEKAQELLEALRDKERRAQQQLDRCAEERGRKMEEQRRKEQKRRAAAEEKRRQQQEAEKVRGRPYANAALTALAGASSWLPSFSFLHLN, encoded by the exons ATGACAGAGGTGGCTCCAGGCTGCCCGgggacag CTCTGGCCCCGCCTCACACGGCGCCGACCGCCAGCCGCAACGCTTCTCCCTGCCGATCAGCATCCGACCACGGCAGCCCGTCAG gGACCCGGCGACAGTTGGCAAAAGACAAACGGGAGGAAGACGAGAAGGCACAGG AACTGTTGGAGGCGCTGCGGGACAAAGAGCGGcgtgcgcagcagcagctggaccgcTGTGCCGAGGAGCgagggaggaagatggaggagcagaggaggaaggagcagaagcgccgggctgcagctgaggagaagagacgacagcagcaggaggcagaaaaggtcagaggtcgcccTTATGCTAATGCTGCACTCACAGCACTAGCGGGAGCCAGTTCGTGGCTACCTTCCTTCAGTTTCTTACATTTGAATTAA
- the eif1axb gene encoding eukaryotic translation initiation factor 1A X-linked b, with protein MPKNKGKGGKNRRRGKNENESEKRELVFKEDGQEYAQVLKMLGNGRLEAMCFDGTKRLCHIRGKLRKKVWINQSDIILVGLRDYQDTKADVILKYNTDEARSLKAYGELPDNAKINEDNFGPEDDDIQFDDCGYGDDDDVDEI; from the exons ATGCCCAAAAATAAAG GTAAAGGAGGAAAGAATCGGCGGCGTGGAAAGAACGAGAACGAGTCTGAAAAGAGAGAGTTGGTCTTTAAAGAAGATGGACAGG AATACGCTCAGGTGTTGAAAATGCTGGGAAATGGGCGTCTGGAGGCCATGTGCTTCGATGGGACCAAGCGGCTTTGCCACATCAGAGGAAAACTCCGGAAAAAG GTGTGGATTAACCAGTCAGACATCATCCTGGTGGGACTCAGAGATTACCAG GACACCAAAGCCGACGTCATCCTGAAGTACAACACAGACGAGGCGCGCAGCTTGAAAGCCTACGGCGAGCTGCCAGACAACG CTAAAATCAACGAGGACAACTTTGGTCCCGAGGATGACGACATCCAGTTCGACGACTGTGGCTACGGCGACGACGACGATGTCGACGAA ATCTGA